A genomic segment from Sporichthya brevicatena encodes:
- a CDS encoding molybdopterin-dependent oxidoreductase, protein MTTELPGHRTHEHLRNFPPVENWDNHVEYDAKAHPRKVPREYMLIPTTCFNCESACGLLAYVDKNDLSIKKLEGNPAHPGSRGRNCAKGPATVNQVHDPERILHPLKRVGERGGGQWQQVSWDEALDDIAGRIRKAISENRHEEVAYHVGRPGEDGFAERVLQAWGIDGHNSHTQVCSSGARLGQTLWGGYDRPSPDHANAKVILLFSSHLETGHYFNPHAQRIMEGKQSGAKLIVVDPRMSNTASHADVWLAPWPGSEAAILLAIASHLLKTRQIDEAYLRRWFNWDVYLQNLHPEKSTFEEFLDCLEADYADYTFEFAAAESQLPAEKIREIAEIVADCDHRLSAHIWRSAAAGNYGGWAVSRALWFVLALTGSIGTVGGTAPNGWNKFIPHGPDVPAHDHWNELHWPPEYPLACNEMSILLPHFLAEGRGVMDVYFSRVFNPIWTYPDGFTWMKALTDESKVRCHVALTPTWSETAEFADYILPMGHAPERHDTHSYETHSSRWLGFRQPVKRVAMEKLGMPYADTRDANPGEVWEENELWFELSWRIDPDGSMGIRQHFESKYRPGEKVTVDEYYRWIFENRVPNLPEKAEREGLTPLEYMRRYGVVEVADQLYRQDERPLTEAELENAVPDERGVLRKPTDGDSVPPLIGEAGAVGVQHEDGTVTAGWLSPSRKLELYSEAMRDWGWPEHATPGYIRSHVAADQIDLTAGDLVLVPTFRLPTLIHTRSGNAKYLNEISNSHPLWLNSVDAARHGVKTGDLVRLRTSIGYFVPRVWVTEAIRPGVCALSHHMGRWRLHDTEGSRWAQGLVDISHPDGPDSFFLRYRGGIQPFTSDDPDSERIWWTDPGVHQNLAFAVQADPWSGQQCWLQKVRMTPAEATDQYGDVYVDTAKSMEMYREWLAKTRATLGPGGQRRPEFLMRPVKPRRRAFRVET, encoded by the coding sequence ATGACCACCGAACTGCCCGGCCACCGGACCCACGAGCACCTGCGGAACTTCCCGCCGGTCGAGAACTGGGACAACCACGTCGAGTACGACGCGAAGGCCCACCCGCGGAAGGTGCCGCGGGAGTACATGCTGATCCCGACGACGTGCTTCAACTGCGAGTCCGCGTGCGGGCTGCTCGCCTACGTCGACAAGAACGACCTGTCGATCAAGAAGCTCGAGGGCAACCCGGCGCACCCGGGCTCCCGGGGCCGCAACTGCGCCAAGGGCCCGGCGACGGTCAACCAGGTTCACGACCCGGAGCGGATCCTGCACCCGCTCAAGCGGGTGGGGGAGCGTGGCGGCGGCCAGTGGCAGCAGGTCAGCTGGGACGAAGCCCTCGACGACATCGCCGGCCGGATCCGCAAGGCGATTTCGGAGAACCGCCACGAGGAGGTCGCGTACCACGTCGGGCGTCCCGGTGAGGACGGCTTCGCCGAGCGGGTGCTTCAGGCCTGGGGCATCGACGGGCACAACTCCCACACGCAGGTCTGCTCGTCCGGCGCGCGTCTGGGCCAGACCCTGTGGGGCGGCTACGACCGGCCGAGCCCGGATCACGCCAACGCCAAGGTGATCCTGCTGTTCTCCAGTCACCTGGAGACCGGGCATTACTTCAACCCCCACGCGCAGCGGATCATGGAGGGCAAGCAGTCCGGGGCGAAACTGATCGTCGTCGACCCGCGGATGTCGAACACGGCCTCCCATGCTGACGTCTGGCTCGCCCCGTGGCCCGGCAGCGAGGCCGCGATCCTGCTCGCGATCGCGAGCCACCTCCTGAAGACCCGTCAGATCGACGAGGCCTATCTGCGACGCTGGTTCAACTGGGACGTCTACCTGCAGAACCTGCACCCCGAGAAGTCGACGTTCGAGGAGTTCCTCGACTGCCTCGAGGCGGACTACGCCGACTACACCTTCGAGTTCGCGGCGGCGGAGTCGCAGCTGCCGGCGGAGAAGATCCGGGAGATCGCGGAGATCGTCGCCGACTGCGACCACCGGCTCTCCGCGCACATCTGGCGCAGCGCCGCGGCCGGGAACTACGGCGGCTGGGCGGTCAGCCGCGCGCTGTGGTTCGTGCTCGCGCTGACCGGGTCCATCGGCACCGTCGGCGGCACCGCGCCCAACGGGTGGAACAAGTTCATCCCGCACGGCCCCGACGTCCCGGCGCACGACCACTGGAACGAGCTGCACTGGCCGCCGGAGTACCCGTTGGCCTGCAACGAGATGTCGATCCTGCTGCCGCACTTCCTCGCCGAGGGCCGCGGCGTGATGGACGTGTACTTCAGCCGCGTCTTCAACCCGATCTGGACCTACCCCGACGGGTTCACCTGGATGAAGGCGCTGACGGACGAGAGCAAGGTCCGCTGCCACGTCGCGCTGACGCCGACGTGGTCGGAGACCGCCGAGTTCGCGGACTACATCCTCCCGATGGGTCACGCGCCCGAGCGCCACGACACCCACTCCTACGAGACGCACTCGAGCCGGTGGCTCGGCTTCCGCCAGCCGGTGAAGCGCGTCGCGATGGAGAAGCTCGGGATGCCCTACGCCGACACCCGCGACGCCAACCCGGGCGAGGTGTGGGAGGAGAACGAGCTCTGGTTCGAGCTGTCGTGGCGCATCGACCCCGACGGGTCGATGGGGATCCGGCAGCACTTCGAATCCAAGTACCGCCCGGGCGAGAAAGTCACGGTCGACGAGTACTACCGGTGGATCTTCGAGAACCGCGTCCCGAACCTGCCCGAGAAGGCCGAGCGGGAGGGCCTGACCCCGCTGGAGTACATGCGCCGTTACGGCGTCGTCGAGGTCGCGGACCAGCTCTACCGGCAGGACGAGCGCCCGCTGACCGAGGCCGAGCTCGAGAACGCCGTCCCCGACGAGCGGGGCGTGCTCCGCAAGCCGACTGACGGGGACTCAGTCCCGCCGCTGATCGGCGAGGCCGGCGCGGTCGGTGTCCAGCACGAGGACGGCACTGTCACCGCCGGCTGGCTGTCCCCGAGCCGGAAGCTGGAGCTGTACTCCGAGGCGATGCGTGACTGGGGCTGGCCCGAGCACGCGACCCCCGGGTACATCCGCTCCCACGTCGCGGCCGACCAGATCGACCTGACTGCCGGCGACCTCGTCCTCGTCCCGACGTTCCGGCTGCCGACGCTGATCCACACCCGGTCCGGCAACGCGAAGTACCTCAACGAGATCTCGAACAGCCATCCGCTGTGGCTGAACTCCGTCGACGCCGCGCGGCACGGGGTGAAGACGGGCGACCTGGTCCGGCTGCGGACGTCGATCGGCTACTTCGTCCCCCGCGTGTGGGTGACCGAGGCGATCCGCCCGGGCGTCTGCGCGCTCAGCCACCACATGGGCCGCTGGCGCCTGCACGACACCGAGGGCAGCCGCTGGGCGCAGGGCCTGGTCGACATCTCCCACCCGGACGGACCGGACTCGTTCTTCCTCCGCTACCGCGGCGGGATCCAGCCCTTCACGAGTGACGACCCCGACTCCGAGCGCATCTGGTGGACCGACCCCGGCGTGCACCAGAACCTCGCCTTCGCCGTCCAGGCCGACCCGTGGTCGGGTCAGCAGTGCTGGCTCCAGAAGGTCCGGATGACCCCCGCCGAGGCGACCGACCAGTACGGCGACGTCTACGTCGACACCGCGAAGTCGATGGAGATGTACCGCGAGTGGCTCGCCAAGACCCGAGCCACCCTCGGCCCCGGCGGCCAGCGCCGCCCCGAGTTTTTGATGCGCCCGGTGAAGCCCCGCCGCCGCGCCTTCCGCGTCGAGACATAG
- a CDS encoding flagellar basal body rod protein FlgB, whose amino-acid sequence MFDAIGLTSGNVAMYAITSALDGLAARQRAIADNVANINTPGFLAGKVQFEDALASAVATGDTSGGPTWSIARSLEPTRTDGNNVNLDRETLLNVDTGLRYSLMLRAADHEFGILRASMRAV is encoded by the coding sequence GTGTTCGACGCCATCGGCCTCACATCCGGCAATGTCGCGATGTACGCGATCACCAGTGCCCTGGACGGTCTTGCCGCCCGCCAGCGCGCGATCGCGGACAACGTCGCGAACATCAACACGCCCGGCTTCCTCGCCGGCAAGGTGCAGTTCGAGGACGCGCTCGCGAGCGCCGTCGCCACCGGCGACACCTCCGGCGGTCCCACCTGGTCGATCGCCCGCTCGCTCGAGCCGACCCGCACCGACGGCAACAACGTCAACCTCGACCGGGAGACGCTGCTCAACGTCGACACCGGTCTGCGCTACTCCCTGATGCTGCGGGCCGCCGACCACGAGTTCGGCATCCTGCGCGCCTCGATGCGGGCGGTGTGA
- a CDS encoding MBL fold metallo-hydrolase — MILDQYYLQCLSQASYLVADPVSRRAVVVDPRRDVEQYLQDAKAQDLTIELVVLTHVHADFIPGHTELSERTGAEIAMGEVSPVEFPIRRLADGERIPLGDPETGVVLEVLATPGHTPESITLVVYERGSDPTPHAILTGDTLFLGDVGRPDLLGSAGRTADEMARLLYRSLHTKLLPLPDEVLVYPGHGAGSACGKALSTDTVSTLGEQRRGNYALAPMSEDEFVAVVTEGLGAPPVYFVDEVAVNKSGHLPFDPELPVQEVDAATAISHQERLGYLLLDVRDDQAFAASHLRGAINVGLSGRFAEYAAALIAADQPVILVGSPEQCAEARLRLARVGLDLVACQLTDLEELTNNPELVVSSSRLTVHQAAEAIAANPDLQVVDVRGPGEHKGGALPGAVNLCVTRLRTALDQLDRSRPVLVHCAGGYRSIAAASLLEANGFSDVSDLLGGYSAWAAESSAA; from the coding sequence ATGATCCTCGACCAGTACTACCTGCAGTGTCTGTCGCAGGCGTCCTACCTGGTGGCGGACCCCGTCAGCCGCCGGGCGGTCGTCGTCGACCCCCGCCGCGACGTCGAGCAGTACCTGCAGGACGCGAAGGCGCAGGACCTGACGATCGAACTGGTCGTGCTCACCCACGTCCACGCCGACTTCATTCCGGGTCACACCGAGCTGTCCGAGCGGACCGGCGCGGAGATCGCGATGGGTGAGGTCTCGCCGGTCGAGTTCCCGATCCGTCGCCTCGCCGACGGCGAGCGCATCCCGCTGGGCGACCCGGAGACCGGCGTCGTCCTGGAGGTGCTGGCCACCCCGGGCCACACGCCCGAGTCGATCACCCTCGTCGTGTACGAGCGGGGGAGCGACCCCACGCCGCACGCGATCCTCACCGGCGACACGCTCTTCCTCGGTGACGTCGGCCGGCCCGACCTGCTCGGCTCGGCCGGCCGCACCGCCGACGAGATGGCGCGCCTGCTGTACCGCTCGCTGCACACGAAGCTGCTGCCGCTGCCCGACGAGGTCCTCGTCTACCCGGGTCACGGCGCCGGCAGCGCGTGCGGCAAGGCGCTCTCGACCGACACCGTCTCCACCCTGGGCGAGCAGCGCCGCGGCAACTACGCGCTCGCGCCGATGAGCGAGGACGAGTTCGTCGCCGTCGTCACCGAGGGTCTCGGGGCGCCGCCGGTGTACTTCGTCGACGAGGTCGCGGTGAACAAGTCCGGGCACCTCCCGTTCGACCCGGAGCTCCCGGTGCAGGAGGTCGACGCGGCCACCGCGATCAGCCACCAGGAGCGCCTGGGCTACCTGCTGCTCGACGTCCGCGACGACCAGGCCTTCGCCGCCTCCCACCTGCGGGGCGCGATCAACGTCGGCCTCTCGGGCCGGTTCGCCGAGTACGCCGCGGCCCTGATCGCCGCCGACCAGCCGGTGATCCTCGTCGGCTCGCCCGAGCAGTGCGCCGAGGCGCGGCTGCGGCTGGCCCGCGTCGGTCTCGACCTCGTCGCCTGTCAGCTGACCGACCTCGAGGAGCTGACGAACAACCCCGAGCTGGTCGTCTCCTCCTCAAGGCTGACGGTGCATCAGGCTGCCGAGGCGATCGCGGCGAACCCCGACCTGCAGGTCGTCGACGTCCGCGGCCCCGGCGAGCACAAGGGCGGCGCCCTCCCGGGGGCGGTCAACCTCTGCGTCACCCGGTTGCGGACGGCGCTGGACCAGCTCGACCGCTCCCGCCCGGTCCTCGTCCACTGCGCCGGCGGCTACCGCTCCATCGCCGCCGCGAGCCTGCTCGAGGCCAACGGCTTCTCCGACGTCTCCGACCTCCTCGGCGGCTACTCCGCCTGGGCCGCCGAGTCCTCCGCCGCGTAG
- the fliE gene encoding flagellar hook-basal body complex protein FliE, producing the protein MSISPVGFTPIAPIAPPVATGATAAVPSGDSFATALGNGLEALAGTQAKAEGLAVQAATGQLTDVHQYTIAATQAQLATELTVAVRNKAVEAFNEILRMPL; encoded by the coding sequence ATGAGCATCTCGCCCGTCGGCTTCACGCCGATCGCCCCGATCGCCCCGCCCGTCGCCACCGGCGCCACCGCCGCGGTCCCGTCCGGCGACTCGTTCGCGACCGCGCTCGGCAACGGCCTCGAGGCCCTGGCCGGCACCCAGGCCAAGGCCGAGGGGCTCGCGGTCCAGGCCGCGACCGGTCAGCTGACCGACGTCCACCAGTACACGATCGCCGCCACCCAGGCCCAGCTCGCGACCGAGCTGACCGTGGCCGTCCGGAACAAGGCGGTCGAGGCGTTCAACGAGATCCTGCGGATGCCGCTGTGA
- the fliF gene encoding flagellar basal-body MS-ring/collar protein FliF, with product MPPVVSGLLGKGGRMFSSFTVGQKVVSVVGVLGLLFGAYFFMSWATKPTYAPLFTNVAPADASAIVDQLNAAGTPYQLANGGTTILVPQSMVYDTRIAMSGKGIAPSSSSSGWGILDKQGITTSKFQQDVGYRRALEGELARTVQGIDGVTTAVVHLALPEKTVFTKQSDSAKASVLVDTAPGTSLTSGQVQAIVNLVSSAVENLKPDQVTVADSSGKTLSASAESSAGTAADNRAQQTREYETRVASDLQAMIDRVVGPGHSEVRLSADLDFDATKTTSETFTDPGTKPSATTTTTEKFTGNGAAVGGVLGPDNQAVPNNGTNGTGNYEKTTGTQNNPLNRVVEERTSAPGAVRKLNVAVLLDAKTATAVNTAQIEALVSSAVGLNTERGDTVVVDALPFDETAANAAAEELAAAKKAEAAAKRNSMIFTGAKYLGGALLLLMLFLWGRRKMARMSRVAEDRREIEALQRALAAQQAEAELTAVPGGVAAGAYGELAASPAADARHDVGDLVKTQPDEVAQLLRGWLADRRS from the coding sequence ATGCCACCCGTCGTCTCCGGCCTGCTCGGCAAGGGCGGCCGGATGTTCTCCTCGTTCACCGTCGGCCAGAAGGTCGTCTCGGTGGTCGGGGTCCTCGGGCTGCTGTTCGGCGCCTACTTCTTCATGTCCTGGGCGACCAAGCCGACCTACGCGCCGCTGTTCACCAACGTCGCGCCGGCGGACGCGTCCGCGATCGTCGACCAGCTCAACGCGGCGGGCACGCCGTACCAGCTGGCCAACGGCGGGACGACGATCCTGGTCCCCCAGTCGATGGTCTACGACACCCGCATCGCGATGAGCGGCAAGGGCATCGCCCCGAGCTCCAGCAGCAGCGGTTGGGGCATCCTCGACAAGCAGGGCATCACGACCTCGAAGTTCCAGCAGGACGTCGGTTACCGGCGCGCGCTGGAGGGCGAGCTCGCCCGCACCGTCCAAGGCATCGACGGCGTCACCACCGCGGTCGTGCACCTGGCGCTGCCGGAGAAGACGGTCTTCACCAAGCAGTCCGACTCGGCCAAGGCGTCCGTGCTCGTCGACACCGCGCCCGGGACGTCACTGACGTCGGGTCAGGTCCAGGCGATCGTCAACCTGGTCTCCTCCGCGGTGGAGAACCTCAAGCCCGACCAGGTCACCGTCGCCGACTCCAGCGGCAAGACGCTCTCGGCCTCCGCCGAGTCGTCGGCCGGCACCGCGGCGGACAACCGCGCGCAGCAGACCCGCGAGTACGAGACCCGCGTCGCCTCCGACCTGCAGGCGATGATCGATCGCGTCGTCGGCCCCGGCCACTCCGAGGTCCGGCTCTCCGCCGACCTGGACTTCGACGCGACGAAGACCACCAGCGAGACCTTCACCGACCCCGGCACCAAGCCGTCGGCCACGACGACCACCACCGAGAAGTTCACCGGCAACGGTGCGGCGGTCGGCGGCGTGCTCGGCCCGGACAACCAGGCCGTGCCGAACAACGGCACCAACGGGACCGGCAACTACGAGAAGACGACCGGGACGCAGAACAATCCGCTCAACCGCGTCGTCGAGGAGCGGACCTCCGCCCCCGGTGCCGTCCGCAAGTTGAACGTCGCGGTCCTGCTCGACGCCAAGACGGCGACCGCGGTGAACACCGCGCAGATCGAGGCGCTGGTCTCCTCCGCGGTCGGCCTGAACACCGAGCGTGGTGACACCGTCGTCGTCGACGCCCTGCCGTTCGACGAGACCGCGGCCAACGCGGCCGCCGAGGAGCTCGCCGCCGCGAAGAAGGCCGAGGCCGCCGCGAAGCGCAACAGCATGATCTTCACCGGCGCCAAGTACCTCGGTGGTGCGTTGCTCCTGCTGATGCTCTTCCTCTGGGGCCGGCGCAAGATGGCTCGGATGTCACGGGTGGCCGAGGACCGCCGCGAGATCGAGGCTCTGCAGCGCGCGCTGGCCGCGCAGCAGGCGGAGGCCGAGCTCACCGCCGTCCCGGGTGGCGTCGCCGCCGGCGCCTACGGCGAGCTCGCCGCGTCGCCGGCCGCCGACGCCCGCCACGACGTCGGTGACCTCGTGAAGACCCAGCCCGACGAGGTCGCGCAGTTGCTGCGCGGCTGGCTCGCGGACCGGCGGTCATGA
- a CDS encoding 4Fe-4S dicluster domain-containing protein, protein MRYGFAIDQRTCIGCHACTVACKTEHEIPVGQFRTWVKYVDSGTFPENTRDFGVMRCNHCTDAPCVKICPTHALFTRSDGIVDFDSENCIGCKSCMQACPYDAIYIDENTHTAAKCNFCAHRVDEGLEPACVVVCPTHSIWVGDLEDENSGISQLIAENPTRVRAPEQKTGPNVFYIGASIPVLDPLQAPADQAYIYSQPDPHRAEVAQHLPPPAPSLDGPAVTTLNTAHPRPWGWRVTTYLWTKGIAAGALLVVALAVLLDENLGRYQTVWAPLIGLVGVAVTGVLLIADLKRPERFLYIFTKGNWTSWLFKGSLALVAFGAVASAWLAVGLFAESGNVGYPYELVDVLVYVSIPAAVMAAGYTAFLFAQAEGRDLWQSKLLFPHLLAQAVMVGAGVLAILLGAFGADPSSRDGWHDRVPTLTPEGPGFEQVVVRCLVVATVLHIAFAIVEFYASHETKQASAAAHLVTHGQYRPMFLGSLALAFVSAAVAMFAWDGDNLGAALAGGIGVQVALLMYESVFVRAGQDVPLS, encoded by the coding sequence ATGCGCTACGGATTCGCGATCGACCAGCGCACCTGTATCGGGTGCCACGCCTGCACGGTCGCGTGCAAGACCGAGCACGAGATCCCGGTCGGGCAGTTCCGGACCTGGGTCAAGTACGTCGACTCGGGCACCTTCCCCGAGAACACCCGCGACTTCGGCGTCATGCGCTGCAACCACTGCACGGATGCCCCGTGCGTGAAGATCTGCCCGACGCATGCGCTGTTCACGCGCTCGGACGGGATCGTCGACTTCGACAGCGAGAACTGCATCGGCTGCAAGTCCTGCATGCAGGCCTGCCCGTACGACGCGATCTACATCGACGAGAACACCCACACCGCGGCGAAGTGCAACTTCTGCGCGCACCGGGTCGACGAGGGCCTCGAGCCCGCCTGCGTCGTCGTGTGCCCGACCCACTCGATCTGGGTCGGTGACCTGGAGGACGAGAACTCCGGCATCTCGCAACTGATCGCCGAGAACCCGACGCGCGTCCGCGCCCCCGAGCAGAAGACCGGCCCGAACGTCTTCTACATCGGCGCCTCGATCCCGGTCCTCGACCCACTCCAGGCCCCGGCGGATCAGGCGTACATCTACTCCCAGCCCGACCCTCACCGGGCCGAGGTCGCGCAGCACCTCCCCCCGCCCGCGCCGAGCCTCGACGGCCCCGCCGTCACGACGCTGAACACCGCCCACCCCCGGCCGTGGGGTTGGCGGGTCACGACCTACCTCTGGACGAAGGGCATCGCGGCCGGCGCCCTGCTGGTCGTCGCGCTCGCGGTCCTGCTCGACGAGAACCTCGGCCGCTACCAGACCGTCTGGGCCCCGCTCATCGGTCTGGTCGGCGTCGCCGTCACCGGTGTGCTCCTGATCGCCGACCTCAAGCGCCCTGAGCGGTTCCTCTACATCTTCACCAAGGGCAACTGGACGTCCTGGCTGTTCAAGGGATCCCTCGCCCTGGTCGCCTTCGGCGCGGTCGCGAGCGCGTGGCTGGCGGTCGGGCTGTTCGCCGAATCCGGCAACGTCGGCTATCCGTACGAGCTGGTCGATGTACTGGTCTACGTCTCGATCCCCGCCGCGGTGATGGCCGCCGGGTACACCGCCTTCCTCTTCGCCCAGGCCGAGGGCCGTGACCTGTGGCAGTCCAAGCTGCTGTTCCCGCACCTGCTCGCGCAGGCCGTGATGGTCGGTGCGGGCGTGCTCGCGATCCTGCTCGGTGCCTTCGGTGCGGACCCGAGCAGCCGCGACGGGTGGCACGACCGCGTGCCGACCCTCACGCCCGAGGGCCCCGGGTTCGAGCAGGTCGTCGTCCGCTGCCTCGTGGTCGCGACCGTCCTGCACATCGCGTTCGCGATCGTGGAGTTCTACGCCTCCCACGAGACGAAGCAGGCGAGCGCCGCGGCCCACCTGGTGACGCACGGTCAGTACCGGCCGATGTTCCTCGGCTCTCTCGCCCTCGCGTTCGTCTCGGCGGCGGTCGCGATGTTCGCCTGGGACGGGGACAACCTCGGCGCCGCGCTCGCCGGCGGGATCGGCGTCCAGGTCGCCCTGCTGATGTACGAGTCCGTGTTCGTCCGCGCGGGACAGGACGTGCCGCTCTCATGA
- a CDS encoding flagellar basal body rod protein FlgC: MSLFSVFGIAGSGVTVHRKWLDAVADNIANVNTVRSTNEEAFRARYVLAQAVDYGNGTGGVAVAGAVLGNAEGRIVYDPQHPLADENGNVRLPDIDLAAQMTQLIVAQRGYQASLAVVDRARDAYSAAIQIGRA, translated from the coding sequence ATGAGCCTGTTCTCCGTCTTCGGCATCGCCGGCTCCGGCGTCACCGTCCACCGCAAGTGGCTCGACGCGGTCGCCGACAACATCGCCAACGTCAACACCGTCCGGTCGACGAACGAGGAGGCGTTCCGCGCGCGCTACGTGCTCGCGCAGGCCGTCGACTACGGCAACGGGACCGGCGGCGTCGCGGTCGCCGGCGCCGTGCTCGGCAACGCCGAGGGCCGGATCGTCTACGACCCGCAGCACCCGCTGGCGGACGAGAACGGCAACGTGCGCCTGCCGGACATCGACCTCGCCGCCCAGATGACCCAGCTGATCGTCGCGCAGCGCGGCTACCAGGCCTCGCTCGCGGTCGTGGACCGCGCCCGTGACGCCTACTCGGCCGCCATTCAGATCGGACGCGCATGA
- a CDS encoding DUF202 domain-containing protein has product MRLTPVSGPRGRLPGLPAQRTMLAWDRTALALIAHGAFVLVRNPTDGSPARIVSAALSLALALLVAGLGRLRAREIGDSDRTRYARVPTRPLMILTAGVLLLGVADLVAILH; this is encoded by the coding sequence ATGCGCCTGACCCCGGTCTCCGGTCCGCGCGGACGGCTCCCCGGCCTGCCCGCGCAGCGGACGATGCTGGCCTGGGACCGGACCGCGCTGGCCCTGATCGCCCACGGCGCGTTCGTTCTCGTCCGCAACCCCACCGACGGCAGCCCGGCCCGGATCGTCAGTGCGGCGCTGTCCCTCGCGCTCGCGCTGCTGGTCGCCGGCCTCGGCCGCCTCCGCGCCCGCGAGATCGGCGACAGCGACCGGACCCGCTACGCCCGCGTGCCCACCCGACCGCTGATGATCCTCACCGCCGGGGTCCTGCTCCTCGGCGTCGCCGACCTCGTCGCGATCCTCCACTGA
- a CDS encoding YidH family protein, whose translation MDQHAPDPRPAQDDYDLDYRFTLANERTYLAWLRTALGLLAGAVALVHLVPQAGDEADNAERGIGFALALLGIAVTLGSMRRWQTVQRAMQRHENLPASRAPIYLGLAVVAVGIAVVVLLAR comes from the coding sequence ATGGACCAACACGCCCCCGACCCACGACCGGCCCAGGACGACTACGACCTGGACTACCGGTTCACGCTCGCGAACGAGCGGACCTACCTCGCCTGGCTGCGCACGGCCCTGGGGCTGCTGGCCGGCGCGGTCGCGCTCGTCCACCTCGTCCCGCAGGCCGGGGACGAGGCCGACAACGCCGAGCGCGGGATCGGGTTCGCCCTCGCACTGCTCGGCATCGCCGTCACGCTCGGCAGCATGCGACGCTGGCAGACCGTCCAACGGGCGATGCAGCGGCACGAGAACCTGCCGGCGTCACGGGCGCCGATCTACCTCGGGCTGGCCGTCGTGGCGGTCGGGATCGCCGTCGTCGTGCTCCTCGCGCGCTGA
- a CDS encoding response regulator transcription factor encodes MDTTGTGEPITVFLLDDHEIVRRGVADLLNSAPDITVIGDAGTAAQALARIPALKPQVAVLDARLPDGSGIDVCRDIRSAMPEVRCLILTSYDDNDAIFAAVMAGAAGYLLKEIRGTSLLDAIRQVAEGKSLLDPSVTERLLARLRDGAPADPRMASLSEREREILGLIADGLTNRQIGERLFLAEKTVKNYVSALLAKLGMERRTQAAVYGAELRKPQ; translated from the coding sequence ATGGACACCACGGGCACTGGCGAGCCCATCACCGTCTTCCTCCTGGACGACCACGAGATCGTCCGGCGGGGGGTGGCGGACCTGTTGAACTCCGCCCCCGACATCACGGTCATCGGGGACGCCGGCACGGCCGCCCAGGCGCTGGCGCGGATCCCCGCGCTCAAGCCCCAGGTCGCCGTCCTCGACGCCCGGCTGCCCGACGGCAGCGGCATCGACGTCTGCCGTGACATCCGCTCGGCGATGCCCGAGGTGCGGTGCCTGATCCTCACCAGCTACGACGACAACGACGCGATCTTCGCCGCCGTCATGGCCGGCGCGGCCGGCTACCTGCTCAAGGAGATCCGTGGGACGAGCCTGCTCGACGCGATCCGTCAGGTCGCGGAGGGCAAGTCGCTGCTCGACCCGTCGGTGACCGAGCGGCTGCTCGCCCGGCTGCGCGACGGGGCCCCGGCCGACCCGCGGATGGCCTCGCTGTCCGAGCGGGAGCGCGAGATCCTCGGCCTGATCGCCGACGGCCTGACCAACCGCCAGATCGGCGAGCGCCTGTTCCTCGCCGAGAAGACCGTCAAGAACTACGTCTCCGCCCTCCTCGCCAAGCTCGGCATGGAGCGCCGGACCCAGGCCGCGGTCTACGGAGCGGAGCTCCGCAAGCCGCAGTGA